The window TTCTGACCAACGAGGTCTCGTTCGCCCGCAAGATCAAGGAAGCCTTGCTGGCGATGCGGATCGAGAAGACCTACTCGAAGGACAAGATCCTCGAGCTGTATCTGAATGAAATCTACTTGGGCTTAGGTGCCTACGGCATCGCGGCTGCGTCGCTGGTTTATTTCGACAAGTCGGTGAACGAGCTGACGGTGGCGGAAGCGTCCTATCTCGCAGCGCTACCGAAGATGCCCGCGACGCTGCATCCCGTCCGCAACCGCGACCGCGCCATCGAGCGCCGCAACTACGTGATCGATCGTTTGGTTGAGAACGGCTGGGTCAAGCAGGCCGACGCCGACAAGGCGCGCAAGGAGCCGCTGGCCGTGACCAGCCGTTCCAACGGCGCCCACACCTTCGCCGGCGAATATTTCGCCGAGGAAGTGCGCCGCGATATCTTCGAGCGTTATGGCGAGAAGAAGCTGTATGAGGGCGGTCTCTCGGTCCGCACCACGCTCGATCCGAAGATCCAGGTCATGGCGCGCAAGACCATGGTCGCCGGTCTCGTGAACTATGACGAGCAGCAGGGCTATCGCGGTGCCATCAGCAAGCTCGATATTTCCGGCGACTGGGGCGTGAAGCTCGCCGAGATCAAGTCTCTGTCCGATATCTCGCCATGGCGCATGGCGGTGGTGCTGGAGACCAGCGACCAGTCGGCGCGCATCGGCTTCCAGCCGAGTCGCGAACTCGGCGGGGCCATCAGCAAGCAGCGCGAGACCGGCCTCATCACGCTCGATGGCATCAAATGGGCAAAGTCGGCTTCCGGCGCCACCAAGGGCAGGGCGGCGAGCGCGGTGTCGCAGGTGCTCCAGCCCGGCGACGTGATCTACGCCGATCCGCTGTACAAGGACGCCCAGCCTGTCGAAGGCCAGTACCGGCTGCGCCAGATCCCCGAAGTGTCCGGCGCGATGGTGGTGATGGACCCCTGGACCGGCCGCGTGCTGGCAATGGTCGGTGGCTTCTCGTTCGACCAGAGCCAGTTCAACCGCGCCACGCAGGCCTATCGGCAGCCCGGTTCGTCGTTCAAGCCGATCGTCTATTCGGCCGCGCTCGACAACGGCTATACGCCCTCGACTGTCGTCCTCGACGCTCCCATCGAAATCGACCAGGGCCAGGGCGCGGGCGTGTGGCGGCCTGAAAACTTCTCCTCGGGCAAATTCCAGGGGCCGGTGACGCTGCGCAATGCGCTGCGGCAGTCGCTCAACACGGTGACGGTGCGCCTCGCCCAGGACATCGGCATGCCCCTGATCGGCGAATACGCCCGCCGCTTCGGCGTTTATGACGAACTGCCGAACTATCTCTCCTACGCGCTCGGCGCCGGCGAGACCACGGCGATGCGCATGGTCACGGCCTATTCGATGCTCGCCAATGGCGGCCGCCGGGTGAAGCCGACTCTGATCGACCGGATCCAGGATCGCTACGGCCACACCATCTTCAAGCACGACCAGCGCGAATGCCGCGGCTGCGACGCGCCGGGCGGCTGGAAGAACCAGAATGAGCCGCAGCTGATCGACCGCCGCGAGCAGGTGCTGGATTCCATGACTGCCTATCAGATCACAGAGCTGATGGAAGGCGTGGTCCAGGCCGGTACCGCGACCGTGGTCAAGCAGGTCGGCAAGCCGATCGCCGGCAAGACCGGCACCACCAACGAGGCCAAGGACGCCTGGTTCGTCGGCTTCTCGCCCGACGTCGCCGTCGCCATCTATATGGGCTACGACAAGCCGCGTCCGCTCGGCAAGGGTAACGCCGCGACCGGCGGCCATCTCGCAGCTCCCATCGCACGCGACTTCCTCCAGCTCGCGCTCGCCGACAAGCCCGCGGTGCCGTTCAAGGTGCCGGCCGGCATCAAGCTGGTGCGGGTCGTCGCCAAGTCCGGCATGCGCGCCGGTCCGGGCGAGACCGGCGGAACCATCCTCGAAGCCTTCAAGCCGGGCACGGCGCCGCCGGATAATTATTCGGTCATTGGCGTCGCCGATGCCGACGGCCGCACGCCGGCATCGCAGCAGCAGCAGCCGGATTCCGGTTTCTTCATGCGGCCGGGCACCGGCGGGCTGTACTAGGGCTTAGGACAAGACAGACGTTCGTCGCCGCGGCGGTTGCGCTTTGCAGCCGCCGCCGCTACATCCCGTTGTCATTAGACGCGGAACAATCCCGCGAGACCAGAGAATCACATGCGCGCCGAAGTCGAAC of the Bradyrhizobium sp. WSM1417 genome contains:
- a CDS encoding penicillin-binding protein 1A, giving the protein MRLLVRFMGFLFAAGTVLFLVGVGAIAGLIWHFSKDLPDYSQLQDYEPPVMTRVHATDGSLLGEYAKERRLYLPIQAVPKLVINAFLAAEDKNFYEHGGIDYTGMARAGVVYIQNYGSNRRPQGASTITQQVAKNFLLTNEVSFARKIKEALLAMRIEKTYSKDKILELYLNEIYLGLGAYGIAAASLVYFDKSVNELTVAEASYLAALPKMPATLHPVRNRDRAIERRNYVIDRLVENGWVKQADADKARKEPLAVTSRSNGAHTFAGEYFAEEVRRDIFERYGEKKLYEGGLSVRTTLDPKIQVMARKTMVAGLVNYDEQQGYRGAISKLDISGDWGVKLAEIKSLSDISPWRMAVVLETSDQSARIGFQPSRELGGAISKQRETGLITLDGIKWAKSASGATKGRAASAVSQVLQPGDVIYADPLYKDAQPVEGQYRLRQIPEVSGAMVVMDPWTGRVLAMVGGFSFDQSQFNRATQAYRQPGSSFKPIVYSAALDNGYTPSTVVLDAPIEIDQGQGAGVWRPENFSSGKFQGPVTLRNALRQSLNTVTVRLAQDIGMPLIGEYARRFGVYDELPNYLSYALGAGETTAMRMVTAYSMLANGGRRVKPTLIDRIQDRYGHTIFKHDQRECRGCDAPGGWKNQNEPQLIDRREQVLDSMTAYQITELMEGVVQAGTATVVKQVGKPIAGKTGTTNEAKDAWFVGFSPDVAVAIYMGYDKPRPLGKGNAATGGHLAAPIARDFLQLALADKPAVPFKVPAGIKLVRVVAKSGMRAGPGETGGTILEAFKPGTAPPDNYSVIGVADADGRTPASQQQQPDSGFFMRPGTGGLY